One region of Brassica napus cultivar Da-Ae chromosome A10, Da-Ae, whole genome shotgun sequence genomic DNA includes:
- the LOC125578946 gene encoding uncharacterized protein LOC125578946 yields the protein MEANPPRERAFGVTNIKTHIPLILDFDDHNFDAWRELFLTRCLAFDVLEHLDGSSLPDDVNDAPWFKRDGLVKLWLYGTLTQPLFRSTFKTGGNARDIWVRIENQFQINKEARAIQLDHDLQTTEIGDRSVHDYCQTLKSISDLLSNLDAPVPDRTLVMYLLNGLNEKFDNITNVIKHKEPFSTFDDAKSMLLNEEKRLKRYQKTLATTDNASSSTVLTVSTEKTEAEVQPR from the coding sequence ATGGAAGCCAACCCTCCTAGGGAAAGGGCTTTTGGAGTAACCAATATCAAAACCCATATTCCTTTGATCCTTGACTTTGATGATCATAACTTTGATGCATGGCGTGAACTATTCCTAACACGCTGCCTAGCCTTTGATGTTCTTGAACACCTCGACGGATCAAGCCTTCCAGATGACGTCAACGACGCTCCTTGGTTCAAACGAGATGGCCTTGTCAAACTTTGGCTATACGGCACACTCACGCAGCCTCTGTTCCGCTCCACGTTCAAGACTGGCGGTAATGCGAGGGACATATGGGTGCGCATCGAAAACCAGTTTCAAATCAATAAAGAAGCTCGCGCGATCCAATTGGATCACGACCTCCAAACCACCGAGATTGGAGACAGATCCGTCCACGACTACTGCCAAACTCTCAAGTCCATCTCCGATCTACTGTCGAACCTTGATGCTCCTGTTCCAGATCGAACCCTTGTGATGTACCTACTTAACGGTTTAAACGAGAAATTTGATAACATCACCAACGTCATCAAACATAAGGAACCGTTTTCCACATTTGATGATGCAAAATCAATGCTGCTGAATGAAGAGAAGAGGCTTAAACGATATCAGAAGACGCTTGCTACAACAGACAATGCTTCCTCTTCAACGGTTCTCACTGTCTCCACTGAGAAAACAGAAGCAGAAGTTCAACCGAGGTAA
- the LOC111200319 gene encoding uncharacterized protein LOC111200319 yields MQFSRNSILRQLSRKEGWRSASRRWTSGDSSTAFADDTSGGAGGYSSMEGLYGVYSGEDPAARRKRVMVVVDEASRSKHAMMWALTHLTNKGDLMTLLHVVSPHDEASSSLVQSLGSLCKACKPEVDVEALVIQGPKLATVLSQVKKLEVTVLVLGQKKSAPFISCLCGPSRSEELVNRCINGADCLTIGVRKQSNGVSGYLINTRWQKNFWLLA; encoded by the exons ATGCAATTTTCAAGAAACTCAATCCTTAGACAACTAAGCAGAAAAGAAGGTTGGAGGTCGGCTTCTAGAAGGTGGACATCCGGAGATAGCTCAACGGCCTTCGCCGACGACACAAGCGGTGGTGCTGGCGGTTACTCTTCAATGGAGGGCCTGTATGGGGTTTATTCCGGTGAAGATCCGGCGGCGAGAAGGAAAAGAGTGATGGTTGTGGTGGATGAGGCTTCAAGGTCCAAACATGCTATGATGTGGGCTTTGACGCACTTGACTAACAAAGGAGACTTGATGACTCTTCTTCATGTTGTGTCTCCTCatgatgaagcttcttcttctttggttcAGTCACTTGGTTCTCTTTGCAAAGCTTGTAAACCCGAG GTGGATGTGGAGGCGTTGGTGATTCAAGGACCAAAGTTAGCAACTGTACTCAGCCAAGTGAAGAAACTTGAAGTCACTGTTCTTGTTTTGGGTCAGAAGAAATCTGCACCATTCATCTCCTG CTTATGTGGACCCAGTAGATCAGAGGAGCTCGTGAATCGATGTATCAATGGTGCAGATTGTTTGACGATTGGTGTGAGGAAACAAAGCAACGGTGTTAGTGGCTACCTGATTAACACACGATGGCAGAAGAACTTCTGGCTTCTGGCCTAA